Below is a genomic region from Persicimonas caeni.
ATGGTAGCCAAGCTGTGGCCACTGGTGCGCGGGGTCAATTGCCGAATCCGGTCAAAGAAACCTCCGTTTGGCCTTCTTGCTCGGGTACTTGTTCCCGCGCTTGAAGGCGTAGCCCAGAAAGTCGAAACTTCCCTCGGACTCGTCGACGAGTTGGGTCTTCTCCGGATGTAGCGTCAGTTCGTTGGCTTGCACCCACTTTCTGACCACGTCGAGCGCCTTGTCGGCCTGCTCTTTGTCCCGGCATAGAATCACAAAATCGTCGGCGTAACGCACCATCTCAAACCCTTGCTCTTCCATCAGGTGGTCGAGCGGATCGAGAAAGATATTTGCCAGGAGCGGGCTAATCACACCGCCCTGTGGCGTGCCTCTGTGGGGCTTTTGGCTTTCCCCTTGGTCGACGACCTCGCAGGTAAGAAAGGCATTGATGAGCTCGAGAATGCGTCCGTCTGAGACCTTCTCCTCCACGCGCGCCATGAGCAAATCATGGTCGATCGTGTCGAAGTACCCCTTCAGGTCGGCATCCACCACCCACCGATAACCTTGCTTGAGAAGCCCGTCGACGCGTCGCAGCGCATCTTTGGCTCCCCGTTGAGGTCGAAAGCCGTAGGAATGACGAGCAAAATCTCGCTCGTAAATCGGCTCCAGTACCATCTTGAGCGCCGTCTGGACGATCCGATCCTCTACGGTCGGAATCCCCAGCGGTCGCTTCTCGGCTCGACCCGGCTTGGGTATCCAGGTTCGCCTGACGGCTCGGGGCACATAGGTCCCCTCTTTGAGCACGCGGCTCAGTCGCTTCAGGTTCGACTCGATGTGTCGCTCGTAGTCGGCGATCGTCATCTCGTCGACGCCTGCTGCTCCGTCGTTGGCTTTGACTGCATCCCATGCGCGGATCAGCGTGGCCTCCCGATAGACTTTGTCAATCAGGCTGAACCACTTGCCTCCTTTGACGCCCCTTTCGAGCGCCTCGAGCATCCGGTCGGTCCAGATCGCTGGTTCCACCCATGTCCATTGGGTCGGGGTGTCTTCGACTTGTTTAGTCCCGCAGGACACTGACGTCGATTGGTCTTCCATCGCTCTTTTCCTTCCTGATTCCACTTTCCTGCATCCCTTCGCTCCACCTGCTTTCCCAGGTTTCCTCGCTACTACGAATGCTCTGACTTCTGCCGGCGTCTTTTGACCCGTCGGCAGATCTCCTGGATTCATCTAGACAGCCACTAAGAACCATTCTGTCTCCAACCACCATGCACTCCCATCGCGTCACCGTGTGTTCCTTGGTGCGCGTGGCTTCCTTCGAGCGTACGCTCCTGTTTCGTTCCCTCGAACCGAGCCGTGTCTGTTCGGGGCCGTGGGCTTTGGGGTACGGGTTTTGCCCTTCTCCCGTATCTGTTTTACCGCTCGTCGGCATCCGGGCTTCGCCGACCGCACATAGGCTCGCCGAGTGCCTTTGGCTGAATCGAGTTCGCTTTCGCTACGGACTGGTTCTTCGTTACCTCGGTTGCTTCCCACCCCGCCTCGCGGCGACGCAGTTACCTTCAACTTCGGGGCGGAACTTGCCCCGGATGGACTCTCACCATCGCGCTGTCTAAACTCTCCAGCGCACGTGCGGGGGCATCTTGCCCTCGTCTGCGAGAGCTGGAAGCACTCGCTCCGAAAACCGCCGGCGTCCCATTACAAAAACCGCGTGTTTGAATCGCATATTGGGCTCACCTATAGTCCCCCTGTCGCAACTCATCCCCCATGGTCTCGGAGGGAGCCACCATGCTCGCAGTCCCCAAGAAGTATCTATTCATCGTGGTCAGCGTTTTGTTCGCCGCGGCTCTCACCATCCCCGCCTCGGCGACGGCTTGCAGCTTCCCCCCTCCGAATGAATTCGCCGTCGAAGACGGTCCGGCTCCCAACGATGTCGCGCTGCCCAAAAAGCCCGAACTCTCCGTCGATCTGATCAAACGCGGCCGGGCTCCGGAAGGGAGCCATGCGACCTCGTGCGACGACATCGGCCAGCTCATTTTGCGGGTCGAACCAGTCGAACCGTCCGTCGGCTACGAATTGAAGGTCCTGGGCGGCGAGATGCCGCAGCCGAACTTCTGGATGCCCGACTATTTGGTCGAGTTCGACGCGGACGGCACGTTCCTCGTGACCTGGATCGACGGCAACGACGACGCCCAGGAGGCCTTCGACTTCACCGTCGTCGCCACCCCGGTCGATCGCTGGGGCCGGCGCGGCCCGAGCTCCGACCCACTGCACATCACCCACGCCGGACGAAGCGGCGCAGCCTGCTCGGTCGCCCCGGGTAGCCTCACCGGCTCACCGCAGGCGCCGCTCTCCCTGGCGGTTGTGGTGTCGCTCGCCGCTGGATTGCTCGTCCGCCGAAAACTCGGCTGACACCCTACGAAAGCCCCACACTCCCCCCGGGAAGCGGCACGTGAAACCGATCGCGCGCTCTCTCCTGCTCCCTCACAAGCCCCTGCAAACGCTCGGCGCCCTGGCGCAGCGGCTCGTCGGTCAGGTCGAAGGTGCCCCAGTGCATCGCCGCGAAGTGCGCGGCACCCAGGTCGTCGAAGGCCTGCAGCGACTCCTCGGGGTTCATGTGCTGCGGAC
It encodes:
- the ltrA gene encoding group II intron reverse transcriptase/maturase translates to MEPAIWTDRMLEALERGVKGGKWFSLIDKVYREATLIRAWDAVKANDGAAGVDEMTIADYERHIESNLKRLSRVLKEGTYVPRAVRRTWIPKPGRAEKRPLGIPTVEDRIVQTALKMVLEPIYERDFARHSYGFRPQRGAKDALRRVDGLLKQGYRWVVDADLKGYFDTIDHDLLMARVEEKVSDGRILELINAFLTCEVVDQGESQKPHRGTPQGGVISPLLANIFLDPLDHLMEEQGFEMVRYADDFVILCRDKEQADKALDVVRKWVQANELTLHPEKTQLVDESEGSFDFLGYAFKRGNKYPSKKAKRRFL